GCCAAGGCAGTCTGGATAGCAATATCCTAAAGGAAATCCCGAATGATTTTGACACCTTTCTAAACCACCATCCTAATATCACTCACATCTTTTTTAATGGGCAACAAGCAGCAAAGTTTTTCAAAAAATATGTCACCGTCACCAACAACTACACCCTAGTGACTTTACCTTCCACCAGTCCAGCCAACGCAGGAACCTCCTTTGAAAAGAAACTAACCGAATGGCAACAGTTAATACTAGAATAACTTAAAGAAAGCAAAATGTACACAAAAAGTGTATCTCTAAGTAAAAATCCGTTAATAGCTTAGACCTGACAGCTGATAATCCCATTAGGGATTTAATTTCTGTAGAAAACCGTTAAATCAAACATGATAACCCCGTTAGGGGTTTAATTTTGGTAGAACAACAAAGGTCACAAACAATAAATCCCGTTAGGGATTAAATTTCGGTAG
The window above is part of the Flavobacterium sp. N1994 genome. Proteins encoded here:
- a CDS encoding DNA-deoxyinosine glycosylase, whose translation is MKIQSFSPISDGNGKILILGTMPGAQSLVLNEYYGNPRNHFWKLLFTLFNETHSTDYQTKKNLILKNNIALWDVLQTCERQGSLDSNILKEIPNDFDTFLNHHPNITHIFFNGQQAAKFFKKYVTVTNNYTLVTLPSTSPANAGTSFEKKLTEWQQLILE